One window from the genome of Treponema sp. OMZ 838 encodes:
- a CDS encoding ArdC family protein has protein sequence MMNTQEEKMTNQTNDRKTGVTFKPITELQTEHMLDLLEKRNLPFLPDENGFCDTRAVRNALTGYEFTGINQILAKAYLHEKGLDGHNILTFDQANKCGAGIKKDAKAFLLSFQDMDKRDENGKAKVVINHYFADSHVKRPEKLPSLWKISIYTKDSIEPRFSNPSKYLGGYLLSIHYGIGFTPPSELAAEFSQKFKEALQASPSNLFKIGRDAHRWMKEDVSQTAERAERAAPTHSASSSFSR, from the coding sequence ATGATGAATACTCAAGAAGAAAAAATGACCAATCAAACAAATGACCGTAAAACAGGCGTTACTTTCAAACCCATTACGGAACTACAAACCGAGCATATGCTCGATCTTTTGGAAAAAAGGAATCTTCCCTTCCTTCCGGATGAAAACGGATTCTGCGATACCCGCGCTGTTCGTAATGCCCTGACCGGTTATGAGTTTACCGGTATCAATCAAATCCTTGCAAAAGCGTATTTGCATGAAAAAGGTTTAGACGGACACAATATTTTGACCTTTGATCAAGCCAATAAGTGCGGCGCCGGTATCAAAAAGGATGCCAAAGCCTTTCTGCTTTCTTTTCAAGATATGGATAAGCGTGATGAAAATGGAAAGGCAAAGGTGGTTATCAATCACTACTTTGCCGATTCCCACGTAAAGCGGCCGGAGAAATTGCCATCACTTTGGAAAATATCGATCTATACAAAAGATAGTATCGAACCGCGCTTTTCAAATCCATCAAAATATCTTGGGGGTTATCTTCTTAGCATACACTATGGTATTGGGTTTACCCCGCCTTCTGAACTTGCAGCAGAATTTTCTCAGAAATTTAAAGAAGCACTCCAAGCTTCCCCCTCCAATTTATTTAAAATCGGACGGGATGCACACAGATGGATGAAAGAAGATGTTTCACAAACAGCTGAACGAGCTGAACGAGCAGCGCCGACTCACAGCGCATCTTCTTCTTTCTCTCGATAA